In Perca fluviatilis chromosome 3, GENO_Pfluv_1.0, whole genome shotgun sequence, the following proteins share a genomic window:
- the slc22a18 gene encoding solute carrier family 22 member 18: MVVADLSEPEKRADALSKLGLCFGVGMITGSTLGGHLNTRYGETFTASFGAVGSAFSLLLVLKFIPKTTKVQAPTTNTDSENKSKSVFNLGEITRLMKFPGVKRTFLVKIVAGLPSGIFQVMFSIIAMDFFKLQPEQNGYLMAYFGIASMVVQGGVIGRLTARYSENSLLLLSIGVSSLVGLAQAYMQNVFQFCLIVIPMVFSLSVFNVITDSMLTKSVPSSDTGTMMGLCASVQSLLRTVGPTAGGFLYVNYGISSIGLMQFVVNIAVFVHLLQRRLKKTDVQKE; this comes from the exons ATGGTCGTTGCAGACCTTTCAGAACCTGAAAAACGGGCTGACGCTTTATCCAAACTAGGTCTGTGTTTTGGCGTCGGTATGATAACTGGCTCCACGTTGGGCGGCCATCTTAACACACGCTACGG GGAGACATTTACTGCAAGTTTTGGTGCTGTGGGGAGTGCCTTCAGTTTACTATTGGTTTTAAAGTTCATCCCAAAAACTACCAAAGTTCAAGCTCCAACAACCAACACAGACA GTGAAAACAAAAGCAAGTCAGTATTCAACCTGGGAGAGATCACAAGACTGATGAAGTTTCCAGGTGTGAAGCGGACTTTTCTTGTGAAGATAGTTGCAGGTTTGCCATCAG GCATATTTCAAGTGATGTTCTCCATCATTGCAATGGACTTCTTCAAGCTGCAACCTGAGCAGAATGGCTATCTGATGGCTTATTTTGGCATAGCCTCAATG GTTGTTCAGGGAGGAGTGATCGGTCGGCTGACAGCGAGATACTCTGAGAACTCGCTGCTGCTTCTGTCCATCGGAGTTTCTTCATTGGTGGGACTGGCTCAG gCTTACATGCAGAATGTGTTCCAGTTCTGCCTCATCGTCATCCCGATGGTGTTTTCTCTCAGTGTGTTTAATGTCATCACAGACAGCATGCTCACCAAGAGCGTACCGTCCTCCGACACAG GCACGATGATGGGACTGTGTGCGTCCGTCCAATCTCTCCTTCGCACAGTCGGGCCGACTGCTGGCGGCTTCCTGTATGTGAACTACGGCATTTCGTCTATAGGCttaatgcagtttgttgtgAATATCGCTGTGTTTGTGCACCTGCTGCAGCGTCGCCTCAAGAAGACAGACGTGCaaaaggaataa